Proteins encoded in a region of the Chthoniobacterales bacterium genome:
- a CDS encoding secondary thiamine-phosphate synthase enzyme YjbQ — MTAHVTTIEVRTRGKGTYEITDDVAHVVHESGVRTGMVTVFLQHTSASLVIYENADPSAREDLHAYFERLVPEDGPDWRHTLEGPDDTTSHLRMALTRTSETIPVKGGRPTLGTWQGIFVFEHRRAPHTRRVVVSVVGN, encoded by the coding sequence ATGACCGCGCACGTTACCACGATCGAGGTGCGAACGCGCGGCAAGGGCACCTACGAAATAACGGACGACGTCGCGCATGTCGTGCACGAGAGCGGGGTGCGCACGGGCATGGTCACCGTGTTTCTCCAGCACACGAGTGCGAGTCTTGTCATTTACGAAAATGCGGATCCGTCGGCGCGCGAGGATCTGCACGCCTATTTCGAGCGACTGGTGCCGGAGGATGGCCCCGACTGGCGGCACACCCTCGAGGGACCGGATGACACGACGAGCCACCTGCGGATGGCTCTCACGCGCACGAGTGAAACGATTCCCGTGAAGGGCGGCCGGCCCACGCTCGGCACGTGGCAGGGCATCTTCGTCTTCGAGCACCGCCGGGCCCCGCACACGCGGCGCGTGGTGGTGAGCGTGGTCGGGAACTAG